The genomic interval tttttttcctccttgactCAGTGGTGTTACTGACGGAGGTTGACAAACTCACTAAAGATGCCCAACATGCCTTGCGCAGAACCATGGAAAAGTATATGTCCACCTGCAGATTGATCTTGTGCTGCAATTCTACATCCAAAGTGATACCACCTATTCGTAGTAGGTGCCTGGCAGTTCGTGTGCCTGCTCCCAGCATTGAAGATGTAAGTTGTTAAACTTTTCAGAAACAATTTAGTTCAGGTTCCATGAGTACTGTATGTACATCCCTgtcatgtttgtttttgtgaaaACATAGTGAACTGTATCAGTAATTCAGGAACAGCTAAGGCCTGGATGCTAACCATTAGTAAATgtacaaacaaatatatatcatAGTGAATACCGGATACCAGTATATAGAAAGTGTTCTtctctttaaatcatctttgacTTTAAACAAGTAGGTATTAGGGATTTTACTTAACTAGCTAAGGGCTAGTTATTTTGTGGCTTCTACCTTAATTGGCTTTGGAGGAAACTTGAGTATTCAGGAAATAGATTTTGCAAGAAGATGACTTGGGAATATCTAGTTCCTAGTTAGGTGACCAAAGTTATTCttaaacaagatttttttcctttatcattcTTAATAGCTATctataaaaattcacatttctcACAATAAGCAATTTTTCTGCTGTTAATACATTTGGGGCAATTTTATGCAAAGTAGGGATAACGTGTAACATTTTGTTAGTTGCAAAGTGGTAAAGTGACTTCATTATAAGTTTCACTTGTAAAAATTTGGGGAGTGATACAGTTAAAGTGTTTATAAAGTAGCAAGACCACCAGGCTATACCACTCCCATGGGCATCATTCACATCTTAGTGCATGAGTTGTGTACAGTTCAGCTTGTGGGCTGTACTTGGCAGCCCTAGTGTCTTTGCCACCAACCTGGGACCCTTTGTTTCCAACTTGCTGCTGCCTTGAGAGGGCTGGCAGGCTTGGAGTTGGAACCAGATCTTCCTCCAGTTGTACATCTAGCTCCTGCCTCTTCTTGACAGCTAGACTGGACCCCTGGTTTCCTGCTGAAGGAGCAGTGGTTAGGTAGAGtagtgatgaaaaaaaaaagtggagaggGGTCTAGGAAGATACCAACAGAAATTGTCTCAGTATGCTGTTTGACAGATTGCCCATATTTGTTAATTGTTCTATTTGTAGATTTGCCATGTGTTATCTACTGTGTGTAAGAAGGAAGGTCTGAATCTTCCTTCACAGCTGGCTCGTAGACTTGCAGAGAAGTCCTGCAGAAATCTCAGAAAAGCCCTGCTTATGTGTGAAGCCTGCAGAGTGCAACAGTGAGTAAGAAGGGGCAGTTACCCCAGGAAATGTTTTGGGATGTAAGCCTACTTTTCATTTACTTTATTGTGTTCTCTTTGTTATGTAGATATCCTTTTACTGAAGATCAAGAAATCCCTGAAACAGATTGGGAGGTGTATCTGAGGGAGACTGCCAATGCTATTGTCAGTCAGCAGACTCCACAAAGGTAACCACGGTGAAAGATCACCATAGAAGTTTGATCATTGAGATGGTACAGATACTAAGCTTTAGATTAGCTGTTTTATACTAACACCATTCCatttagaattataatttaatctaaatttaagtACTATACTTTTAAAGAAAAGGTAGGATTTAATTTTAGACATTTAGTAGTTCAGAATAGTTGGTGTGTGATATCACAGCTTTTATTAAGCTATTGTCATGTAAATGtggaacttttaaataaattaaaacaaattttggaagttttaatttttttacccagaatcttggaagatttaatattaaTACGTAACATGATGTATATCTAGCTTTCTAATATTGAAAGTAACAGTGTGTAACTTTGTGATTGATATGTCATTGCGAGAAAGACACTAGGCTGTGAATCAGGCTTCTCGTTCTTCTCCTGCTGTAAATTAGCAAGTATCCTTGAGCTGGTAACTTCATCTTAGAGCTTCAGCTTTTTCATTTGTATGTTGCAGATACTGTTATTACCCTGCCAAGGATACTTGTACCTTGATTATAAGAGCAGAAGAGATTGTGTGATGATGGTTTGAGAGCTAGAAGACCCTGTGCTCATGTGTGATGATAGGCTCTGTTGAGAACAGTGTTGTGTACATGCTGTCAGTGTTAAGGAAGTGTTCTGTGCATACTTGCTGTGCAGTTGTTTCTGTTTACTTCTTGGGTCTCTTATTCAGTAGTGGACTGTACTGAAAATACTTTGACCACTGCTTATTTGATTTCTTATGACAACTTTGACTGAGAAGGGCAATCAGCTCTTCTCCAAAAATCAAGAGTGACAGTCTTAAAGCTCACTGCCTTTGGGAATCCTGGTGAAAGCCCCTTAGGCTCACTGAGACAGTCTACTCTTTTTTGCCTGTCAGAAATGAGAAACCACCTTTGGACTTTACAGAAGGTCGTCGGTTAttttaggaaacagactagacTGAGTGCAACCATTGAAACGTAAGCTTCTCTGGTTTACATGAAAATAATTGTGGGAGAAATATACAATGTTTCTCCTCTTGTGTGATACATATGAtaagttcttatttttaagaGATTCTTCAAAGGAAATTGTAACATGTCTACTTTGGATACCATATAGATTAGTGGAGGTGAATAGTCATAGATAATGGTACTTGACATTTCATCAGGGTTTGAGTTGAATTCCTGTAATTCAGTTATGTCAGTTGAAGAAATTAATAGTTTTCGAAAAGTGCCAAATGTAAGTGGTTTCTTTAGAAAAGAAACCTTGAGTCTAGGAAAAAGTGTGCGTTCCATTTTGTAATACATTATCAAGAAGTAAAGAAGTCTCaggctttaaagaaataaaattcaaacgaAGCATGTTTTAGGAGCCTTTTACTTTCATAAAGTATTTCTACACTCACTGAAGATGACTTTCTTGTTTCTGTTctgattttaaagaagaaaagtttgTGGTAGCAGTCCACTTGCCTATTCTTCAGAAATATAGGTACAGATGTTGCAATACTTGACTATTACTAGGTGTATTTTTTAAGACTTTAGTTGATTATTGCTTTACTTAATTCTTCTAGTCACTGCTGccctttcctccagtttccagcAGGTTTTTACAGCTTCTGAATGAGCTTGTTGAAGAAGAGGTGCTGCCGTTCCCTATGTAGAGTAACAGTTTTAGGAGTTGATTTGTTACACTGTATATAAAAAAATTTCTCTCAATTCCAGAAAGCCTTGGAGCTGTGCAGAAATACTGGGATGGCTGGTGTCATTCTGAACATTGGTCCACATAGTACCAAATGACTACTTCTGATTTTTGACTCCTTAGTCTTGCTGTAATATTTATAGTCTTGATTCTTGTTTGGTATATCTTAGAAGTCATGATTTTCTAATTTGAATAGCAGCTAATATTTAGTGAGCAATTATGTTGATTTTTACACTGTGTTATTTCATTCAATTCATATAACAGTACTATGAGGAAAGTATTATTACCATCTTTATTTTGTAGATTAGAAAGCTGATATTTTGGGATATTGTTGCCTTTTCAGGGACATTCAGTTAGTAAGAGGCAGAGACAGTTCTAAAATACCATGTTTCTCTGACAGAAGACTTTGTAGTCTTTGTCATTTGCAACCCCCAAGAAATAATGacacagacatagtaaatgtagaatatattcattttttggAAACTAAATCATATTAGAAATGAACTCAGACTAAGCTGAGAAGCATGTGAACATGCATGAAATACGCACAGTGTTGTTACAGCATAGTTTTATAGGTAAATATATTGTGAATCAACTTCTCAGAAATAAGCTATAtgcataattattaaaataatttcataccATCTGtcatttgtgtctatttttatgctttAATAATCAGGTTTTATTTTTAGGAATAGACGACCGTGTCCAAGAGGGATCAGGGTCCTTGGAGTTAGACTTAAATTAAAATGTTGCTTCAACTGCATGAGTGGTGTTGGaagcttaacctctctgaacttaaGGCCCTTTTCAGTAAAAGAGAGTGgtgttgtgaggaataaatagTGTACTGCAGTGAGCAGCATACAggtaaaagattaaataaatgctTTGGCAGGCATTGGGAATGTATGGACTTTGAAGTAAGACAGATCTGTGCTTAAATCATGGCTCTGCTATGGTCAGCTTTATCAGGCTACTTAAACCACCTGAGCCttaattttttcatctgaaaaaaggagATAATGCCTCCTCAAAGCTGTTGTGAGGACTGAGTTAAATTATTATTAAGTGTCttgcacatagcaggtgctcaaaaaatgctagtcttttttttttcccccactttattTAGTTTTGTTGTGGCTCAGCTTCATACTCCTGTGGTCTCAGGAAGAGGGTCTGAGCTTCTACTTTTAAGAAATTAATGAATCACTTCCTTGATTGATCTGAAATATAGAACATCTGTGATATTTTAGTAAAGATTCAGAACAGTATTTTCC from Camelus bactrianus isolate YW-2024 breed Bactrian camel chromosome 14, ASM4877302v1, whole genome shotgun sequence carries:
- the RFC3 gene encoding replication factor C subunit 3 isoform X2; this encodes MSLWVDKYRPCSLGQLDYHKEQAAQLRNLVQCGDFPHLLVYGPSGAGKKTRIMCILRELYGVGVEKLRIEHQTITTPSKKKIEISTIASNYHLEVNPSDAGNSDRVVIQEMLKTVAQSQQLETNSQKDFKVVLLTEVDKLTKDAQHALRRTMEKYMSTCRLILCCNSTSKVIPPIRSRCLAVRVPAPSIEDICHVLSTVCKKEGLNLPSQLARRLAEKSCRNLRKALLMCEACRVQQYPFTEDQEIPETDWEVYLRETANAIVSQQTPQRNRRPCPRGIRVLGVRLKLKCCFNCMSGVGSLTSLNLRPFSVKESGVVRNK